From a single Phragmites australis chromosome 7, lpPhrAust1.1, whole genome shotgun sequence genomic region:
- the LOC133924959 gene encoding zinc transporter 3-like — MEAVKHTLQVLPWLLLFAQLAAASTCNCTNATDGADNQGALKLKMIAIASILAAGAAGVLVPVLGRSMAALRPDGDIFFAVKAFAAGVILSTGMVHILPAAFDGLTSPCLQKGGRDNNSFPFAGLVAMSAAMATMVIDSLAAGYYRRSHFSKARPIDNLQMHEQPGDEERTEHAQHVYVHTHANGYGHSHGEADAISSPEEASTADTIRHRVVSQVLELGILVHSVIIGVSLGASVRPSTIRPLVGALSFHQFFEGIGLGGCIVQANFKLRATVMMAVFFSLTTPVGIALGIAISSSYNVHSSTAFIVEGVFNSASAGILIYMSLVDLLAADFNKLKLQTNTKLQLMTFLALFVGAGLMSMLAIWA, encoded by the exons ATGGAGGCTGTGAAGCATACCTTGCAAGTGCTTCCATGGCTCCTGCTCTTTGCACAACTGGCTGCGGCCAGCACCTGCAACTGCACAAATGCCACAGATGGGGCGGACAACCAGGGTGCATTGAAGCTGAAGATGATCGCCATTGCATCCATCCTGGCAGCTGGAGCAGCTGGAGTGTTGGTTCCAGTGCTTGGCCGCTCCATGGCTGCGCTACGCCCTGATGGCGACATCTTTTTCGCTGTCAAGGCATTTGCAGCTGGCGTCATCCTTTCCACAGGCATGGTCCACATCCTGCCAGCAGCGTTTGATGGGCTGACGTCCCCATGCCTCCAGAAAGGTGGCAGGGACAACAACAGTTTCCCCTTCGCAGGCCTCGTCGCGATGTCTGCCGCAATGGCCACAATGGTGATAGACTCACTGGCTGCTGGGTACTACCGCCGGTCTCACTTCAGCAAGGCACGGCCAATTGACAACCTCCAGATGCATGAGCAACCTGGAGACGAGGAGAGGACTGAGCATGCACAACATGTGTATGTGCACACCCATGCAAATGGTTATGGGCATTCACACGGAGAGGCGGATGCCATCAGTTCACCAGAGGAGGCTTCAACAGCTGACACAATCCGGCACAGGGTGGTATCTCAG GTCCTTGAGCTCGGAATCTTGGTGCATTCAGTGATCATTGGGGTGTCCTTAGGTGCATCTGTGAGGCCATCCACCATCAGGCCTCTTGTTGGTGCCCTTAGCTTCCATCAATTCTTCGAAGGCATAGGCTTGGGTGGTTGCATTGTTCAG GCAAATTTCAAGTTAAGGGCAACTGTCATGATGGCAGTGTTTTTCTCCCTGACCACTCCCGTGGGCATTGCATTAGGGATTGCAATTTCATCTAGCTACAATGTCCATAGCTCTACTGCCTTCATTGTTGAAGGGGTTTTCAACTCGGCCTCGGCAGGAATTTTGATATATATGTCCCTCGTTGACCTTCTAGCCGCAGATTTTAATAAATTGAAGCTACAGACGAACACAAAGCTTCAGCTGATGACATTTCTTGCACTTTTCGTAGGTGCAGGGCTGATGTCCATGCTTGCCATATGGGCATAG
- the LOC133925610 gene encoding protein bfr2-like, which produces MSKKDEDDDEDEYDDDEDEDYEDEEGEEIHYDSSEDEDEEDQGSESENEACAGDEEEDLGKYDDESSEKECNNESVAHAESEEQNLRGHDKEEQKQDRHDDEIQIEEDMEEKETPLVRRLRKDRGVEKGQCELDREQKASGTAAIHEEQGVGELANNKVIELPLPEHLEDVQHGINSNTKKRGAQQDDCSEKRWKKLKRERLRLLVPADSVKNENFILKKSKSIDDVLETKDVTPPIARSNSWDFPAPECNIMKFIDINSDGIEYEEKNLEQTKVDLIQAKEGLRNITVHDTIAKKDTAPQFEISNKEDSDDSFANIPEEMLQKMEEDARRHIEEKNVANLLPAGITYKQDEAAATMQSIAVVQTDEIGEKTPATTNLEPATTPSTSGTLAFEPTPRRLLKIPATMRSLFIDYDNKNNFKCSKVVCMVYNAVCRATGRTTRSSQSSNET; this is translated from the coding sequence ATGAGCAAAAAAGATGAagacgatgatgaagatgaatacgacgatgatgaagatgaagactatgAGGACGAAGAAGGAGAGGAAATACATTATGACTCCAGCgaagatgaggatgaggaggatcAAGGTTCAGAGAGCGAAAATGAAGcatgtgcaggtgatgaggaggaggacttAGGCAAATATGATGATGAGTCGAGTGAGAAGGAGTGCAACAATGAGTCCGTTGCGCATGCAGAATCTGAAGAGCAGAATCTGAGAGGTCATGACAAGGAAGAACAAAAACAAGATAGGCATGATGATGAAATACAGATTGAGGAAGACATGGAGGAAAAGGAAACACCTCTGGTTAGGCGGCTAAGGAAGGACAGAGGCGTGGAGAAAGGACAATGTGAACTAGATAGGGAGCAGAAAGCATCTGGAACAGCTGCTATTCATGAGGAACAAGGAGTTGGAGAATTGGCCAACAACAAAGTCATAGAGTTACCGTTACCAGAGCATCTAGAAGATGTGCAACATGGAATAAATAGCAACACTAAGAAGAGAGGCGCTCAACAAGATGATTGTAGTGAGAAGCGTTGGAAGAAATTGAAGAGGGAGAGGTTAAGGCTACTTGTCCCAGCAGATAGTGTGAAGAATGAAAACTTCATTTTAAAGAAGAGCAAATCAATAGATGATGTCCTAGAGACAAAAGATGTTACACCACCTATTGCTAGGAGCAATTCTTGGGATTTCCCGGCACCAGAATGTAACATCATGAAGTTCATTGATATTAACTCTGATGGGATTGagtatgaagaaaaaaatttagagcaaACAAAGGTTGATTTGATTCAGGCTAAAGAAGGCCTAAGGAATATCACTGTACATGATACAATAGCTAAGAAAGACACAGCACCACAATTTGAAATCAGTAACAAGGAGGATTCAGATGATTCATTTGCAAACATACCTGAGGAAATGCTACAGAAAATGGAAGAAGATGCAAGAAGGCATATAGAAGAAAAGAATGTTGCAAACTTGCTTCCTGCAGGGATCACATACAAACAAGATGAAGCTGCAGCAACTATGCAAAGCATTGCAGTAGTTCAAactgatgaaattggagaaaaaACCCCAGCAACAACCAATCTTGAACCTGCTACTACACCAAGTACATCTGGTACACTAGCATTTGAACCTACCCCCAGAAGGCTTCTGAAGATCCCAGCTACAATGAGGTCTCTATTTATCGACTACGATAATAAGAACAACTTTAAATGCAGTAAGGTTGTTTGCATGGTGTACAACGCGGTGTGCAGAGCCACTGGAAGGACTACAAGGTCAAGCCAAAGTTCCAATGAGACATAg
- the LOC133925611 gene encoding protein FAR1-RELATED SEQUENCE 5-like, with protein sequence MSTWGIMQLMDEFYGSVKLVPYVGKDVSNFRSTLRTIEKYKNMQETLDYFEELKVQDDPDFFYKFKLDSDYKIQNLFWVDGSARKAYEAYGDCVSFDTTYMTNMYDMPFAPFIGINRHAQSFQLGCAFLRDEKIGSFVWLFKAFLEAMKGMAPLNIITDQDGAMRRAIELVFPNTNHRNCRWHIIDKASGTIGPYLSSNQELKDEFTDCINYSVTPEEFEAKWVAMINKHDLGDSQHF encoded by the coding sequence ATGAGCACATGGGGCATTATGCAGCTAATGGATGAGTTCTATGGCTCTGTAAAACTAGTACCATACGTAGGTAAAGATGTGAGTAACTTCCGGTCCACACTCCGTACCATTGAAAAGTACAAAAATATGCAAGAAACACTAGACTACTTTGAAGAGTTGAAAGTGCAAGATGACCCTGATTTCTTCTACAAGTTCAAGTTGGACAGTGATTATAAGATTCAGAACCTATTCTGGGTGGATGGGTCAGCAAGGAAGGCGTATGAGGCATATGGTGACTGTGTTTCATTCGATACGACATACATGACTAATATGTATGACATGCCCTTTGCTCCCTTTATTGGAATAAATAGACATGCTCAATCGTTCCAGCTAGGATGCGCATTCCTAAGGGATGAGAAGATAGGTAGCTTTGTTTGGCTTTTCAAAGCATTCCTGGAAGCGATGAAAGGCATGGCTCCCCTGAATATAATAACAGATCAAGATGGGGCTATGAGGCGGGCAATTGAGCTTGTCTTCCCTAATACAAATCATCGAAACTGCCGGTGGCACATAATAGATAAAGCTTCTGGAACAATTGGTCCATACCTTTCATCTAATCAAGAATTGAAGGATGAGTTTACAGACTGTATTAACTACAGTGTAACACCTGAAGAATTTGAGGCGAAATGGGTTGCTATGATTAATAAGCATGACCTGGGCGACAGCCAGCATTTTTAG